A section of the Trichocoleus sp. genome encodes:
- the fabG gene encoding 3-oxoacyl-[acyl-carrier-protein] reductase — MTASPESLRLRDRVAIVTGASRGIGRATALALAAEGAKVVVNYASSSQAAEAVVAEIQQMGSEAIALQADVGKADQVDGLFSTVMEKWGQIDVLVNNAGITRDGLMLRMKLEDWQAVVDLNLTGVFLCTKAASKIMLKQRSGRIINLTSVVGEIGNAGQVNYSAAKAGVIGLTKATAKELASRGITVNAVAPGFIATDMTADLKGDEVLKAIPLGRYGQPEEVAGLIRFLAADAAAAYITGQILNVDGGMVMA, encoded by the coding sequence ATGACAGCATCTCCAGAGAGTTTGCGGCTGCGCGATCGAGTCGCTATTGTTACCGGAGCTTCACGAGGCATTGGTCGGGCAACAGCATTGGCACTGGCAGCAGAAGGCGCGAAAGTGGTCGTGAACTATGCGAGTTCCAGTCAGGCAGCAGAGGCAGTTGTCGCAGAAATTCAGCAGATGGGCAGTGAGGCGATCGCCCTACAAGCGGATGTTGGCAAGGCAGATCAAGTAGATGGCCTGTTCAGTACCGTGATGGAAAAGTGGGGACAAATTGATGTCCTGGTAAACAATGCCGGAATTACCCGCGATGGGCTGATGTTGCGGATGAAGCTGGAAGACTGGCAGGCGGTCGTTGACCTGAACCTGACAGGTGTGTTTCTCTGCACCAAAGCTGCCAGCAAAATTATGTTGAAGCAACGCTCTGGACGCATTATTAACCTGACTTCTGTTGTCGGTGAAATCGGCAATGCCGGACAGGTGAACTATAGTGCTGCGAAAGCAGGCGTGATTGGTTTAACAAAGGCAACAGCAAAAGAATTGGCGAGTCGAGGAATTACTGTCAATGCGGTTGCGCCCGGATTCATTGCTACTGATATGACGGCTGATTTAAAGGGTGACGAAGTCCTCAAGGCAATTCCGCTCGGTCGTTATGGACAACCCGAAGAGGTGGCAGGTCTGATTCGCTTCTTAGCTGCCGATGCCGCTGCCGCTTACATAACCGGGCAGATCCTCAATGTAGATGGGGGGATGGTGATGGCGTAA
- a CDS encoding endonuclease MutS2, which produces MNLQSFPVLGDLMSKKCSASTTATLSRFPSLLTKLIQTETLELLEWSRLCQHLATFAATKLGTTAATHLKIPTSIAESEALLAQTKEAYQLENKLAGGLSFDGVHDIGESLERAELRGILSGTELLDIATTLYGARQLRRIIDNQPDLTVLNDLVADLRTYPEIEQEIHRCIDDRGRVTDRANPKLEGIRQQIRQVRDRIYEGLQRLLQRHSNAVQEPLITQRGDRFVIPVKASHRDAIPGIVHDTSTSGVTLYVEPHAIVNSGNQLRQLIRQEQREEEEVRRVLTEKIAEVQADLERLLAIVTTLDLATARARYSYWLGANPPRFVPFGSENAENLQPELIVLRQLRHPLLIWQQQHEQGRAVVPIDLVIHPRIRVVAITGPNTGGKTVTLKTLALAALMAKVGLFVPAKEPVEIPWFDQILADIGDEQSLQQSLSTFSGHIRRIGRILTAIGADQIETDQAGADQVEADQKDTETQEREDAESEQAEENAEIDQSPSPLTPHPSPLSNTLILLDEVGAGTDPSEGSALAIALLKHLADHAVLTIATTHFGELKALKYQDDRFENASVEFDDVSLSPTYRLLWGIPGRSNALTIARRLGLKSEVVDEAQHYVGMGAAAEVNEVIAGLEAQRRQQEERAEAAQQLVNQAERLHREVSRKAEMLQQRERELQQQQEQTVQQAIVQAKAEIAQVIRRLQKGTPTAQDAQQATEALGQIAAQRLPSQQKPVKPKPGFRPQVGDRIKIPRLGQTAEVLSNPDSDGELTVRFGLMKMTVSLADVESLQGEKAELPEKPKPAPAPPPTPAPPTPAVRTSRNTIDLRGKRVADAEMDLEGSIGKAEPGPLWIIHGHGTGKLKHGIQEFLKRHPHISHFEFADQADGGTGVTVAYVR; this is translated from the coding sequence ATGAATCTTCAAAGTTTCCCAGTGTTGGGAGATTTGATGAGCAAAAAATGTTCAGCCTCAACCACGGCAACGCTTTCCCGATTCCCATCCCTGTTAACCAAATTGATTCAAACTGAGACGCTAGAACTGCTCGAATGGTCGAGGCTCTGTCAACACCTCGCTACTTTTGCGGCGACTAAGCTAGGAACAACCGCCGCCACTCACCTGAAAATTCCCACTTCGATCGCTGAAAGTGAGGCTTTGCTTGCCCAAACGAAAGAGGCTTATCAGCTAGAGAACAAGCTGGCGGGAGGTCTGTCGTTTGATGGTGTTCATGATATTGGCGAATCGCTCGAACGAGCCGAACTGCGTGGCATTCTCTCGGGGACTGAATTGCTAGATATCGCCACGACTCTTTACGGGGCAAGACAACTGCGGCGCATAATCGACAACCAACCTGATCTCACGGTTCTTAATGACCTCGTTGCGGATTTGCGAACCTATCCAGAAATTGAGCAGGAGATTCATCGCTGCATTGATGATCGCGGCAGAGTTACCGATCGCGCTAACCCCAAACTTGAAGGCATTCGGCAGCAGATCCGGCAGGTTAGAGATCGAATTTATGAAGGGCTACAGCGCCTGCTTCAGCGACACTCGAATGCAGTGCAAGAACCCCTGATTACGCAACGGGGCGATCGGTTTGTGATTCCGGTGAAAGCTTCGCACAGAGACGCAATTCCGGGCATTGTTCACGATACTTCGACCAGTGGGGTCACGCTATACGTTGAGCCTCATGCGATCGTTAATTCAGGAAACCAGTTACGGCAACTAATCCGCCAGGAGCAACGCGAAGAAGAAGAAGTCCGGCGGGTTTTGACTGAGAAAATTGCCGAAGTGCAAGCGGATCTAGAGCGACTTTTGGCGATCGTCACTACGCTTGATTTAGCTACTGCTCGCGCTCGTTACTCCTACTGGCTAGGGGCAAATCCGCCCAGGTTTGTGCCATTTGGCTCAGAAAACGCGGAGAACCTGCAACCTGAACTGATCGTATTACGGCAACTGCGTCACCCGCTATTGATCTGGCAGCAGCAGCATGAGCAGGGTCGGGCAGTGGTGCCGATCGATCTCGTCATTCATCCACGAATTCGGGTTGTGGCAATCACGGGACCTAACACAGGTGGCAAAACCGTCACGCTCAAGACATTGGCGCTTGCTGCACTGATGGCAAAAGTTGGGCTATTCGTCCCGGCAAAAGAACCCGTCGAAATTCCCTGGTTCGATCAGATCCTTGCAGACATTGGGGATGAACAATCTCTCCAGCAAAGCCTCTCGACCTTCTCAGGGCATATCCGCCGAATTGGTCGGATCTTAACGGCTATCGGGGCAGATCAAATTGAGACAGATCAAGCTGGGGCAGATCAAGTCGAGGCAGATCAGAAAGACACAGAGACGCAAGAAAGGGAAGACGCGGAGAGCGAACAGGCAGAGGAAAATGCAGAGATAGATCAATCTCCCTCACCCCTCACCCCTCACCCCTCACCCCTCTCCAACACCCTGATTCTGTTAGATGAAGTGGGAGCCGGAACCGATCCTTCTGAGGGAAGTGCCCTGGCGATCGCGCTGCTCAAACATTTGGCAGATCATGCGGTGTTGACAATTGCCACAACTCACTTTGGCGAACTGAAGGCACTCAAGTATCAAGACGATCGGTTTGAGAATGCTTCGGTGGAATTTGATGATGTGTCGCTGTCGCCTACTTATCGGCTGCTCTGGGGGATTCCGGGGCGATCGAATGCGCTGACGATTGCCCGACGCTTAGGGCTTAAATCAGAAGTGGTAGATGAGGCGCAGCATTATGTCGGCATGGGTGCAGCAGCGGAAGTGAATGAGGTGATCGCCGGACTAGAGGCACAGCGACGGCAGCAGGAAGAAAGAGCCGAGGCAGCACAGCAATTGGTCAATCAAGCAGAACGGTTGCATCGCGAGGTGTCGCGCAAGGCGGAAATGCTCCAACAGCGAGAGCGAGAGTTGCAGCAGCAGCAAGAACAGACCGTGCAGCAAGCCATTGTTCAGGCAAAAGCAGAAATTGCTCAGGTGATTCGTCGCTTGCAAAAAGGCACGCCAACGGCTCAAGATGCTCAGCAGGCAACCGAGGCACTGGGTCAAATTGCGGCGCAGCGTCTTCCTTCTCAGCAAAAACCCGTGAAGCCAAAACCGGGATTCCGTCCCCAGGTGGGCGATCGAATCAAGATTCCGCGCTTAGGTCAAACGGCTGAGGTGTTGAGCAATCCGGATAGTGATGGCGAACTGACTGTCAGATTTGGTCTGATGAAAATGACCGTCTCTTTAGCAGATGTAGAGTCGCTTCAGGGTGAAAAAGCAGAACTTCCCGAAAAGCCAAAGCCTGCGCCTGCTCCCCCGCCAACCCCCGCTCCGCCAACCCCTGCCGTCCGGACATCGCGCAATACGATCGATCTGCGGGGCAAACGAGTTGCGGATGCGGAAATGGATCTGGAAGGTTCGATCGGCAAAGCAGAACCCGGACCACTCTGGATTATTCACGGACATGGCACAGGTAAACTGAAGCACGGCATTCAGGAATTCCTTAAGCGCCATCCTCATATTTCGCATTTTGAATTTGCGGATCAGGCAGATGGAGGAACCGGGGTCACGGTGGCATATGTGCGCTGA
- a CDS encoding DUF3474 domain-containing protein, with amino-acid sequence MQSNSVLDPLPTQSHATRTADLPFTLQDVRAAIPACCFESSIWKSLSYLFLDIAIIAALYAIAYSLNSWFFFPIFWLMQGTMFWALFVVGHDCGHGSFSKLKWLNSFIGHLSHTPILVPYHGWRISHRTHHANTGNIETDESWYPIVESKYNQMPWYEKLVRFYLHMFAYPIYLFRRSTGKKGSHFLPTSPLFRPSEKWDVLTSSGLWVLMVGFLGWITYQFGWVFLVQYYVMPYLVFVVWLDLVTFLHHTESDIPWYRGKDWYFLKGALSTIDRDYGFINAIHHNIGTHVAHHIFLTIPHYHLKTATEAIKPVLGDYYRSSNEPIWKSFFRSYWSCHFIADHGSGIYYQSPSNKRSN; translated from the coding sequence GTGCAATCTAATTCTGTTCTCGATCCGTTACCAACGCAAAGCCACGCGACTCGAACTGCTGATCTTCCCTTTACACTCCAGGACGTGAGAGCTGCGATTCCGGCTTGTTGCTTTGAGTCATCTATCTGGAAATCACTGAGTTACTTATTTCTGGATATTGCTATCATTGCGGCTCTTTATGCAATCGCCTATTCGCTCAATTCCTGGTTTTTCTTCCCCATTTTCTGGCTGATGCAGGGAACCATGTTCTGGGCGCTGTTTGTCGTTGGGCATGATTGCGGTCACGGTTCGTTCTCCAAGCTGAAATGGCTAAATAGCTTTATCGGGCATCTCTCCCACACCCCAATTCTGGTTCCCTATCACGGCTGGCGCATTAGCCATCGCACTCACCATGCCAACACAGGCAACATTGAAACCGATGAAAGCTGGTATCCGATCGTTGAGTCAAAGTACAACCAGATGCCGTGGTACGAAAAGCTGGTGCGCTTCTACCTGCACATGTTTGCCTACCCGATTTATTTGTTCCGTCGATCGACTGGCAAAAAAGGCTCTCACTTCCTGCCCACTAGCCCTCTGTTCCGTCCCTCTGAGAAATGGGATGTGCTGACCAGTTCTGGGCTGTGGGTGCTGATGGTAGGCTTCCTGGGTTGGATCACTTATCAGTTTGGCTGGGTCTTTCTGGTGCAGTATTACGTCATGCCTTATCTAGTTTTCGTCGTCTGGCTTGATCTCGTCACCTTCCTGCATCACACAGAGTCAGATATTCCCTGGTATCGCGGCAAAGACTGGTATTTCTTGAAGGGCGCACTCTCCACGATCGATCGAGACTATGGCTTCATCAACGCGATTCACCACAATATCGGTACACACGTCGCCCATCATATTTTCCTGACCATTCCCCACTACCATCTGAAAACAGCAACCGAAGCAATCAAGCCTGTCCTGGGAGACTACTACCGCTCCTCCAATGAGCCAATCTGGAAAAGTTTCTTTCGCTCCTACTGGTCGTGCCATTTCATCGCCGATCATGGCTCCGGCATCTACTACCAGTCCCCTAGCAACAAGCGATCGAATTAG
- a CDS encoding efflux RND transporter periplasmic adaptor subunit, translating to MTMQLPLIGKVRQPAPWAIGLLAAGLLGTGAVTYTLHQRQATAPDVAAMTVPVQSQPLRVRITASGTVQPIQTVNLSPKSAGIVAALLVEQGDRVSQGQIVARMENTDIEAQLTQARARVAQAEARLAGLRSGNRPQEIAQAEARVRQAEAQISETQARLELAQQRLERNQQLADEGAISRDQLDEFVSNVENVRATVARNQASLQEARRSLDLEQSGSRVEDIAEAEAQLQEAQGNLQGIEVKQQDTLIRAPFSGIITQKFATEGAFVTPTTSASEATSATSTAIVAVAEGLEVLAEVPEVDVRQLRVGQSVEVVADAYSDQVFQGKVRLIAPEAVVKQNVTSFQVRIELTSGLDKLRSGMNVDTTFLGDQVDNALVVPTVAIVSKDGDPGVLIPDDKNRPQFRSVVLGSTVGNQTQILEGLKTGERVFTDIPADSEWNKPKE from the coding sequence ATGACTATGCAACTCCCTTTGATTGGTAAAGTACGCCAACCTGCTCCCTGGGCGATCGGCTTGCTAGCTGCTGGATTGTTGGGTACGGGAGCCGTCACCTATACTCTGCATCAGCGACAGGCTACCGCTCCAGATGTTGCTGCCATGACCGTTCCAGTGCAGTCTCAGCCCCTCCGAGTGCGGATTACGGCAAGTGGAACCGTTCAGCCCATTCAAACCGTTAACCTCAGCCCGAAATCAGCCGGAATTGTTGCAGCATTGCTGGTAGAACAGGGCGATCGGGTCAGCCAGGGGCAGATTGTGGCACGCATGGAAAACACTGACATTGAAGCGCAATTGACCCAAGCCAGAGCCAGAGTTGCTCAGGCAGAAGCCCGTTTAGCTGGATTGAGATCCGGAAACCGTCCGCAGGAAATTGCTCAGGCAGAGGCAAGAGTGCGTCAGGCAGAAGCTCAAATTAGCGAAACGCAAGCAAGGCTGGAACTAGCACAGCAGCGGCTAGAGCGAAATCAGCAGCTTGCCGACGAAGGAGCCATTTCTCGTGACCAGCTCGATGAGTTTGTCAGCAACGTTGAAAATGTTCGCGCCACCGTCGCCCGCAACCAAGCCAGCCTCCAAGAAGCCCGTCGCAGTTTGGATTTAGAGCAGAGCGGTAGCCGCGTTGAAGATATTGCCGAAGCAGAAGCGCAACTCCAAGAAGCACAAGGCAACTTACAGGGCATTGAAGTGAAGCAGCAAGATACGCTGATCCGTGCTCCCTTTAGCGGCATCATCACTCAAAAGTTTGCCACCGAAGGTGCGTTTGTGACTCCCACAACCTCCGCCTCTGAAGCGACCTCTGCCACCTCGACTGCGATCGTTGCGGTTGCCGAAGGTTTAGAAGTTTTGGCAGAAGTTCCCGAAGTTGATGTGCGTCAGTTGCGCGTTGGGCAGTCAGTTGAAGTTGTCGCTGATGCCTACTCTGATCAGGTATTTCAGGGAAAAGTTCGTTTGATTGCCCCCGAAGCAGTCGTGAAGCAAAACGTTACCTCCTTCCAGGTGCGGATTGAACTGACCAGCGGACTCGATAAACTGCGTTCCGGGATGAACGTCGATACGACCTTCCTGGGTGACCAAGTTGACAACGCGCTGGTTGTGCCAACGGTGGCGATCGTTAGTAAGGATGGTGATCCGGGTGTTTTAATTCCCGATGACAAAAACCGCCCCCAGTTCCGCTCCGTCGTTCTAGGTTCAACGGTTGGCAACCAGACTCAGATTTTAGAGGGCTTAAAGACTGGAGAACGAGTCTTTACAGATATCCCTGCCGACTCCGAGTGGAACAAACCGAAAGAGTAA
- a CDS encoding class I SAM-dependent methyltransferase — protein sequence MTAAADANLPPLHVQNPLGRFSDRAADYAKYRPTYPPEAIEQILQGLEPPSLQAADIGAGTGISARLLADRGIGVWAIEPNDAMRSSAAPHPQVNWITGTAEQTNLAEDFVEIVLCAQSFHWFDKQAALIEFHRILKPNGRVALMWNDRNLDDSFTQEYSEVIGKVADRQIFERGDRKSPDRLAESPLFTNFQHHEFVHAYSLDQDSLIGLVLSASYIPKAGAAAEQLIINLQELYNRWVDRSTGFVSLSYRTSLYIAEPVKQRL from the coding sequence ATGACTGCCGCCGCTGATGCAAATCTGCCGCCCCTCCATGTCCAGAATCCCTTGGGGCGGTTTTCCGATCGCGCCGCCGACTACGCCAAATATCGACCCACCTATCCCCCAGAGGCCATCGAGCAGATCCTTCAGGGATTGGAACCACCCAGCCTGCAAGCTGCTGATATTGGTGCTGGAACAGGCATTTCTGCCCGATTGTTAGCAGATCGGGGCATCGGTGTATGGGCAATTGAACCCAACGATGCGATGCGATCGAGTGCAGCACCCCACCCCCAAGTCAACTGGATTACAGGCACTGCCGAACAAACCAACCTTGCTGAGGACTTCGTGGAAATTGTCCTCTGTGCCCAGTCCTTTCACTGGTTTGATAAACAAGCTGCCCTGATTGAGTTTCACCGCATCCTCAAACCAAACGGACGAGTTGCCCTGATGTGGAACGATCGCAACCTGGATGACTCTTTCACGCAGGAATATAGCGAAGTGATTGGCAAAGTTGCAGACCGTCAGATTTTTGAGCGGGGCGATCGAAAGTCTCCCGATCGGCTGGCAGAAAGCCCGCTATTTACCAACTTTCAGCATCATGAGTTCGTCCATGCTTACTCGCTCGATCAAGACAGTTTGATTGGGCTAGTTTTGAGTGCGTCCTATATTCCCAAAGCAGGCGCAGCAGCCGAGCAACTCATCATCAATTTGCAAGAACTCTACAACCGATGGGTCGATCGATCAACAGGCTTTGTCTCGCTGTCCTATCGCACCAGTCTGTACATTGCAGAGCCTGTGAAACAACGCCTTTAG
- a CDS encoding MarR family transcriptional regulator — protein MVSLESSSIHDSPEALTKNQPFEQTRFVEEVGLMFELVGMPRMSGRIFGWLLISDPPQQSHTELAEILQASKGSISTMTRLLIQIGLIERISLPGDRRDYFQIKPNAWGQLSKQRMQQITAFRELAERGMELMGNTPPRLKQRLKEMHDMHAFWERELPILNDRWEVEQQRLQHPEKGDK, from the coding sequence ATGGTATCCTTGGAGTCCAGTAGTATTCATGATTCACCTGAAGCGTTGACTAAGAATCAGCCTTTTGAACAGACTCGGTTTGTCGAAGAAGTCGGTTTGATGTTCGAGTTGGTTGGAATGCCTCGAATGTCAGGGCGAATTTTTGGTTGGCTGCTGATTTCTGACCCGCCGCAACAGTCTCACACCGAACTTGCCGAAATATTACAAGCCAGCAAAGGCTCTATCAGCACGATGACCCGACTGCTCATCCAGATTGGCTTGATTGAGCGGATTAGTTTACCGGGCGATCGCCGCGACTATTTTCAGATCAAACCCAATGCCTGGGGGCAGTTGAGTAAACAGCGCATGCAACAAATCACTGCCTTTCGAGAACTGGCAGAACGCGGCATGGAACTGATGGGCAATACACCGCCTCGCCTCAAGCAACGCTTGAAAGAGATGCATGATATGCATGCATTTTGGGAGCGAGAATTGCCAATTTTGAACGATCGATGGGAAGTAGAACAGCAGCGGCTTCAGCATCCTGAAAAAGGAGACAAATAA
- a CDS encoding ABC transporter permease — translation MDMFESVNMAVKTLTANKLRSALTMLGIIIGNASVIAMVGVGQGAQRYASEQFESLGPNVLFIIPGSDQARRNTLDLPRSLTLEDAEAIETQVPTISAVAPQLQSQQPITAGNKRASSTILGTTPAFMTVRDYKVDRGRFFSEIDVQRSNRVVALGSDVAKKLFADQNPVGQTIRIKNISFEVIGVMVAKGAFLGSNQDDTVFLPITTMSSRLTGNTSPYGTQVTFISVNAKSEDTINAAQFQIANLLRLRHKVTTEDDFTIRNQKDALQVVGNVTSALTLMLAAIAGISLFVGGIGIMNIMLVSVRERTQEIGLRKAIGASQQDILTQFMIEAIILAAIGGAIGTAIGVGGITLISAVTPLKAGVSPVAIVMAVGVSGGIGLFFGVFPARQAAKLDPIVALRSA, via the coding sequence ATGGACATGTTCGAAAGCGTCAACATGGCAGTTAAGACGCTCACTGCAAATAAGCTACGAAGTGCCCTGACCATGCTGGGCATTATCATCGGCAATGCTTCCGTGATTGCAATGGTTGGTGTGGGACAGGGAGCACAGCGATATGCCTCTGAGCAGTTTGAATCTCTGGGACCCAATGTGCTGTTTATTATTCCAGGGAGTGACCAGGCAAGACGCAATACTTTGGACTTGCCACGTAGCCTGACTTTAGAAGATGCCGAAGCGATCGAGACTCAGGTTCCGACGATTAGTGCTGTTGCGCCCCAGCTTCAAAGCCAGCAACCCATCACGGCAGGCAATAAACGGGCTTCTTCGACGATTTTAGGAACCACGCCAGCCTTTATGACGGTGCGAGATTATAAGGTCGATCGGGGCAGGTTTTTTAGCGAAATTGATGTGCAGCGCAGCAATCGAGTCGTTGCGCTTGGCTCAGATGTTGCAAAAAAACTGTTCGCAGATCAAAACCCAGTTGGACAAACGATTCGCATCAAGAACATTAGCTTTGAAGTGATTGGGGTGATGGTCGCAAAGGGGGCATTTCTGGGCAGTAACCAGGATGATACGGTGTTCCTGCCAATCACGACGATGTCCAGTCGGCTCACGGGAAACACCTCTCCTTACGGAACGCAGGTCACGTTTATCTCCGTCAATGCCAAGAGCGAAGATACGATTAACGCTGCTCAGTTCCAGATTGCGAACCTGCTGCGACTGCGGCACAAAGTCACAACTGAAGATGATTTTACGATTCGCAACCAGAAGGATGCGCTGCAAGTGGTGGGTAATGTTACTAGCGCCCTAACCCTGATGCTGGCAGCGATCGCCGGAATCTCTCTCTTTGTCGGCGGCATCGGCATTATGAACATCATGCTCGTCTCTGTTCGGGAACGAACCCAGGAAATCGGACTACGAAAAGCGATCGGCGCATCTCAGCAAGATATCCTGACTCAGTTCATGATTGAAGCCATTATTCTGGCGGCGATCGGTGGTGCAATTGGTACGGCGATTGGCGTAGGTGGCATTACATTGATTTCGGCAGTGACTCCACTCAAGGCAGGCGTTTCACCCGTTGCGATCGTGATGGCAGTCGGTGTTTCTGGCGGTATTGGCTTATTCTTTGGGGTCTTCCCAGCACGGCAAGCGGCGAAGCTTGACCCGATCGTGGCATTACGGAGCGCATAA
- the trxA gene encoding thioredoxin, translating to MATKQEFGSFQELIANSELPVLVDFYATWCGPCQMMAKILEQVNSQMNQRLRIVKIDTDKYPALASRYQVSALPTLMLFKQGQPIDRIEGVLTADKLIARLGTKA from the coding sequence ATGGCTACTAAACAAGAATTCGGCAGCTTTCAGGAGTTGATCGCAAACTCTGAGTTGCCTGTCTTAGTCGATTTTTATGCAACCTGGTGCGGGCCCTGCCAGATGATGGCAAAGATTCTGGAACAGGTAAACAGCCAGATGAATCAGCGACTCCGCATCGTCAAAATTGACACGGATAAATATCCTGCGCTGGCATCGAGATATCAGGTTTCCGCTCTACCAACGCTCATGCTGTTTAAGCAGGGTCAACCGATCGATCGCATCGAAGGCGTACTCACTGCCGACAAACTCATTGCCAGACTCGGAACTAAAGCCTGA
- the dcd gene encoding dCTP deaminase, whose protein sequence is MLKNDRWILEQAQQGMIEPFEPHLIRSVSVDGNGLTRKVLSYGLSSYGYDLRLSPAEFLVFRHIPGTVVNPKRFNRNNLEPVPLQRDEDGEYFVIPAHSYGLGVALERLEIPANITVICIGKSSYARVGLIANLTPVEASWRGHLTLEFSNSSSADCRIYANEGIVQLLFLEGEPCETTYDDRSGKYQDQPQQVTLAKV, encoded by the coding sequence ATGCTGAAAAACGATCGCTGGATTCTGGAGCAAGCACAGCAAGGGATGATCGAACCTTTCGAGCCACATTTGATTCGATCGGTTTCGGTGGATGGCAACGGTTTGACGCGCAAAGTCCTCAGTTATGGACTTTCTTCTTATGGCTACGATCTGCGCCTCTCGCCCGCAGAATTTCTTGTCTTCCGCCACATCCCCGGTACGGTCGTCAATCCCAAACGCTTCAACCGCAACAACCTTGAACCTGTGCCGCTACAGCGTGATGAAGACGGCGAATACTTTGTGATTCCGGCTCATTCGTATGGGTTAGGCGTGGCACTAGAGCGACTAGAAATTCCTGCGAATATTACCGTAATTTGTATCGGCAAAAGCTCTTACGCCAGAGTCGGTTTGATTGCCAACCTGACCCCCGTTGAAGCTTCCTGGCGTGGACATTTGACGCTAGAATTCAGCAACTCCTCCAGCGCAGATTGCCGGATTTACGCTAACGAAGGAATTGTGCAACTGCTGTTCCTTGAAGGCGAACCCTGCGAAACAACTTATGACGATCGATCGGGCAAATATCAAGACCAGCCCCAGCAAGTCACCCTGGCAAAAGTGTAG
- a CDS encoding peroxiredoxin — MPLSVGADAPNFTVKDTNGNTVTLSDYAGKTVVLYFYPKDDTPGCTKEACSFRDYYADYQGKDITVFGVSMDDEASHQAFTDKFSLPFPLLADVDGAITKAYDVDGGGYSKRVTYVIDGTGKISKVYATVNTATHATDILAELGV, encoded by the coding sequence ATGCCTTTATCTGTTGGCGCAGACGCCCCAAATTTCACTGTTAAAGACACCAATGGCAATACGGTCACTCTGTCTGATTACGCAGGCAAAACCGTTGTGCTGTACTTCTATCCCAAAGATGATACTCCCGGTTGCACCAAAGAGGCTTGCAGTTTCCGCGACTACTATGCTGATTATCAGGGCAAAGACATCACTGTATTTGGTGTCAGCATGGACGACGAAGCTTCTCACCAGGCATTTACTGATAAATTCAGTCTGCCTTTTCCCCTGCTGGCTGATGTGGATGGCGCAATTACCAAAGCCTATGATGTGGATGGCGGCGGCTACTCCAAGCGTGTTACCTATGTGATCGACGGCACAGGCAAAATCAGCAAAGTTTATGCCACCGTCAACACTGCAACTCACGCCACCGATATTCTGGCAGAACTGGGCGTATAA